One segment of Streptosporangium brasiliense DNA contains the following:
- a CDS encoding non-ribosomal peptide synthetase, whose amino-acid sequence MSQLEDILPLSPLQQGLFFHALFDEAAPDVYTAQLVLELAGPLDVPALRNAVAALPRRHANLRVSFRQRAGGEPVQLVHRRVEVPWREVATADAEGVAAEERARRFDLTRPPLMRFVLVRLGPDRHRLVFTNHHILLDGWSTPLLAAELLALYGGTEPPAAPPYKGYLAWLAGQDQAAAAGAWARALDGIAGPTLVAPDLAGRAPVDPGRVRAHLSEDLTGRLTAALRARSLTLNTVVQGSWALLLALLTGRDDVVFGGTVSGRPPELPGVERMIGLFINTLPVRVRIDPAETLADLLGRVQSEQAELFAHHHLGLAEIQRLPGLGRLFDTMTVLENYPLDPAALGTAGDGGSLRLAGASGTDATHYPLALAVVPGRRLSLRLDHRPDVVPRAGALGLLNRLTRLLKAVAADPDLPLARLDLLSADERGQVLHGWNGGAAPVPAGTPATAGTPATGTSTPAEAPPTIGTPAPAEAPPTGTSTPAGDSPAVPAAATLVTAFAERVERTPDAEAVVSGATSLTYAELNGRANRLAHRLIGLGVRAETPVAVLLERSAEVVVATLAIAKAGGVYVPVHHGYPAGRMSWVMADTGAAVLVTDREPGFGHAAAVVRVDADPPETPGAAGHAPQYDPHVRTHPDRLAYVMYTSGSTGRPKGVAVRHRDVLALAADRRWADGHRRVLMHSPHAFDASTYEIWVPLLNGGTVVVAPPGDLDPGWIGDLVARHRLTALFITTALFNLVAEEAPGTFAALREVLTGGEAASPEAMRRVRAACPETVLGHVYGPTETTTYATYHRVSHVGPAAPPIGRPMDGTRAYVLDGLLRPVPPGAPGELYLAGSGLARGYLGRPGLTAERFVACPYGGRMYRTGDLVSWSAGGELEYLGRADDQVKIRGFRIEPGEIEATLSRHPEVAQVSVIARDHRLVAYVVGTVTPQELRRFAARALPEYMVPSTVVPLAALPLTPNGKVDRAALPGPDAAVSSRAPRTPAEEVLCRLFAQVLGLERVGVDDGFFDLGGDSISVIRLVSRARQEGLTITPREVFARQTVEALAGAGGPETRPEAGGGLEVLLPLRAAGSRPPLFCVHPGAGLGWPYSGLLRHLGPDQPIYALQARALSEPDYTAPSIEAMALDYLGRLREVQPCGPYRLAGWSMGGLIAHAMAVELRGYGEEVALLALLDAYPGERIGAGEGEALPGLLAAAGYRGPEEMGEVMEFVRGQGGRYATLDEQTLLAVYRNYRNGVKISQEHVPRRFDGDVLLVIAAHGREPDILTAADWKPYVTGTIEDHTVACDHESMLNPGPIAEIAALLRKELG is encoded by the coding sequence GTGAGTCAGCTTGAGGACATCCTGCCGTTGTCGCCGCTGCAGCAGGGCCTGTTCTTCCACGCCCTGTTCGACGAGGCCGCGCCCGACGTCTACACCGCCCAGCTCGTGCTGGAGCTGGCGGGCCCCCTCGACGTCCCCGCCCTGAGGAACGCCGTGGCGGCACTGCCGCGCCGCCACGCCAACCTGCGTGTCTCGTTCCGGCAGCGGGCCGGCGGCGAGCCCGTCCAGCTCGTGCACCGCCGGGTCGAGGTGCCCTGGCGGGAGGTCGCCACCGCCGACGCCGAGGGCGTGGCCGCCGAGGAGCGGGCCCGCCGCTTCGATCTAACCAGGCCCCCGCTGATGCGCTTCGTCCTGGTACGGCTCGGGCCGGACCGGCACCGGCTGGTCTTCACCAACCACCACATCCTGCTCGACGGCTGGTCCACCCCGCTGCTGGCCGCCGAGCTGCTGGCGCTCTACGGGGGGACGGAACCGCCCGCGGCCCCGCCGTACAAGGGGTATCTGGCCTGGCTGGCCGGCCAGGACCAGGCGGCGGCGGCCGGGGCCTGGGCACGGGCCCTGGACGGGATCGCCGGGCCCACCCTGGTCGCCCCCGACCTTGCGGGCCGCGCGCCCGTCGACCCCGGCCGGGTCCGCGCCCATCTCAGCGAGGATCTCACCGGCCGTCTCACCGCCGCCCTGCGCGCCCGGTCGCTCACCCTCAACACGGTGGTCCAGGGCTCGTGGGCGCTGCTGCTCGCCCTGCTCACCGGCCGCGACGACGTCGTCTTCGGCGGCACCGTCTCCGGCCGGCCGCCCGAGCTGCCCGGCGTCGAGCGCATGATCGGCCTGTTCATCAACACGCTCCCGGTGCGGGTGCGGATCGATCCCGCCGAGACCCTGGCGGACCTGCTCGGGCGGGTGCAGTCCGAACAGGCGGAGCTGTTCGCCCACCACCACCTCGGGCTCGCCGAGATCCAGCGCCTGCCCGGCCTGGGGCGGCTGTTCGACACCATGACCGTGCTGGAGAACTATCCCCTCGACCCCGCCGCCCTCGGCACCGCCGGGGACGGGGGGAGCCTGCGGCTCGCCGGGGCGTCGGGCACCGACGCCACCCACTACCCGCTCGCCCTGGCCGTCGTCCCCGGCAGGCGGCTCTCCCTGCGCCTGGACCACCGGCCCGACGTCGTCCCCCGCGCCGGCGCCCTCGGGCTCCTCAACCGCCTGACGCGCCTGCTCAAGGCCGTCGCCGCCGACCCCGACCTGCCGCTGGCCCGGCTCGACCTGCTGTCCGCCGACGAGCGCGGGCAGGTCCTGCACGGCTGGAACGGCGGAGCCGCGCCCGTTCCGGCCGGGACACCCGCCACCGCCGGGACACCCGCCACCGGGACGTCCACCCCGGCCGAGGCGCCTCCCACCATCGGGACACCCGCCCCGGCCGAGGCGCCTCCCACCGGGACGTCCACCCCGGCTGGGGACTCCCCCGCGGTCCCCGCCGCGGCGACGCTCGTGACCGCCTTCGCCGAGCGGGTTGAGCGGACCCCGGACGCCGAGGCCGTCGTGAGCGGCGCGACCTCCCTCACCTACGCCGAGCTGAACGGGCGGGCCAACCGGCTGGCGCACCGGCTGATCGGGCTGGGCGTCCGGGCCGAGACCCCCGTCGCGGTCCTGCTCGAACGCTCGGCCGAGGTGGTCGTGGCGACCCTGGCGATCGCCAAGGCCGGAGGCGTGTACGTCCCGGTGCACCACGGCTACCCGGCCGGGCGGATGAGCTGGGTGATGGCCGACACCGGCGCGGCCGTCCTGGTCACCGACCGCGAGCCCGGCTTCGGGCACGCCGCCGCGGTGGTCCGGGTCGACGCGGACCCGCCGGAGACCCCCGGGGCGGCCGGCCACGCGCCGCAGTACGACCCGCACGTGAGGACCCATCCCGACCGGCTCGCCTACGTGATGTACACCTCGGGCTCGACGGGCCGGCCCAAGGGCGTCGCCGTACGGCACCGCGACGTCCTGGCCCTGGCCGCCGACCGCCGATGGGCCGACGGCCACCGGCGCGTGCTGATGCACTCGCCGCACGCCTTCGACGCCTCCACCTACGAGATCTGGGTGCCGCTGCTCAACGGCGGCACGGTCGTCGTGGCGCCGCCCGGCGACCTCGACCCCGGCTGGATCGGCGACCTCGTCGCCCGGCACCGGCTGACCGCCCTGTTCATCACCACCGCCCTGTTCAACCTGGTGGCCGAGGAGGCTCCGGGCACGTTCGCGGCGCTCCGCGAGGTCCTCACCGGCGGGGAGGCGGCCTCGCCCGAGGCCATGCGCCGGGTCCGGGCGGCCTGCCCGGAGACCGTGCTCGGCCACGTCTACGGGCCCACCGAGACCACCACCTACGCCACCTACCACCGGGTCTCCCACGTCGGCCCGGCCGCGCCCCCCATCGGCCGGCCCATGGACGGCACGCGGGCCTACGTGCTGGACGGCCTGCTGCGGCCGGTCCCCCCGGGCGCCCCGGGCGAGCTGTATCTCGCCGGTTCCGGCCTGGCCCGCGGCTACCTGGGCCGTCCCGGGCTGACCGCCGAACGGTTCGTCGCCTGCCCGTACGGCGGGCGGATGTACCGGACCGGCGACCTGGTCAGCTGGTCGGCCGGCGGGGAGCTGGAGTATCTGGGGCGGGCCGACGACCAGGTCAAGATCCGCGGGTTCCGGATCGAGCCGGGCGAGATCGAGGCGACGCTGTCGCGGCATCCCGAGGTCGCCCAGGTGTCGGTGATCGCCCGGGATCACCGGCTGGTCGCCTACGTGGTCGGCACGGTCACCCCGCAGGAGCTGCGGCGGTTCGCGGCGCGGGCGCTGCCCGAGTACATGGTGCCCTCCACGGTGGTGCCCCTGGCCGCGCTGCCGCTCACCCCGAACGGGAAGGTGGACCGCGCGGCTCTCCCCGGACCGGACGCCGCGGTGTCCTCGCGCGCCCCCCGCACCCCCGCCGAGGAGGTGCTGTGCCGCCTGTTCGCCCAGGTGCTCGGCCTGGAGCGGGTCGGCGTCGACGACGGCTTCTTCGATCTGGGCGGCGACAGCATCAGCGTGATCCGGCTGGTCTCCCGGGCCAGGCAGGAGGGACTGACGATCACCCCGCGCGAGGTGTTCGCGCGCCAGACGGTCGAGGCGCTGGCCGGTGCCGGCGGCCCGGAGACACGGCCGGAGGCGGGCGGCGGCCTGGAGGTGCTGCTCCCGCTGCGCGCCGCCGGCTCCCGGCCGCCGCTGTTCTGCGTGCACCCCGGCGCCGGGCTCGGCTGGCCGTACTCCGGCCTGCTCCGCCACCTCGGCCCCGACCAGCCGATCTACGCCCTCCAGGCCCGTGCCCTGTCCGAGCCGGACTACACGGCCCCGTCGATCGAGGCGATGGCCCTGGACTATCTCGGCCGCCTCCGCGAGGTCCAGCCGTGCGGGCCGTACCGGCTGGCGGGCTGGTCCATGGGCGGCCTGATCGCCCACGCGATGGCCGTCGAGCTGCGCGGGTACGGCGAGGAGGTGGCGCTGCTGGCCCTGCTGGACGCCTACCCCGGCGAGAGGATCGGCGCCGGCGAGGGCGAGGCGCTGCCCGGGTTGCTCGCCGCGGCCGGTTACCGGGGGCCGGAGGAGATGGGGGAGGTGATGGAGTTCGTACGCGGTCAGGGCGGGCGGTACGCCACACTCGACGAACAGACATTGCTCGCGGTCTACCGTAATTACCGTAACGGTGTGAAGATCTCTCAGGAGCATGTGCCGCGGCGTTTCGACGGCGACGTGCTCCTCGTCATCGCCGCCCACGGCCGGGAGCCCGACATTCTCACGGCCGCCGACTGGAAGCCCTATGTCACCGGCACGATCGAAGACCACACGGTCGCCTGCGACCACGAGAGCATGTTGAACCCCGGGCCGATCGCGGAGATCGCCGCACTGCTCCGAAAGGAATTGGGATGA
- a CDS encoding MbtH family protein, with amino-acid sequence MSNPFENPDGVYLALINDEGQYSLWPSWAEIPVGWTVAFGEDTRQACLDHIEANWTDMRPKSLIRAMDR; translated from the coding sequence ATGAGCAACCCGTTCGAGAATCCCGACGGCGTCTACCTGGCACTGATCAACGACGAGGGCCAGTATTCGCTCTGGCCGTCCTGGGCGGAGATCCCGGTGGGCTGGACGGTCGCCTTCGGCGAGGACACCCGGCAGGCCTGCCTTGACCACATCGAGGCGAACTGGACCGACATGCGGCCCAAGAGCCTGATCAGAGCCATGGATCGATGA
- a CDS encoding thioesterase II family protein, with translation MSWLRCFHPRPRATTRLICFAHAGGSATAYRDWSTLLPESVEVYGVQLPGRADRYTEPLPERMEALAGAVAEAMPPLLDRRFALFGHSMGAVTAYEVTRVLEARGTGPARLFVSGATAPHEARRRGQVSAYDDERLLAELTRLGGTDLEILSHPAMRELIFPYIRGDYRLLENYHHRPGPPLRTPISALVGDADPVVTAAQAKSWEAHTVSDFSLTVFPGGHFYLQPHRARVVAEIARRMSA, from the coding sequence GTGAGCTGGCTGCGCTGTTTCCATCCCCGCCCGAGAGCGACCACGAGGCTGATCTGTTTCGCGCACGCGGGCGGGTCGGCCACGGCCTACCGGGACTGGTCCACGCTGCTGCCCGAGTCGGTCGAGGTGTACGGCGTGCAGTTGCCCGGCCGGGCCGACCGCTACACCGAGCCGCTGCCGGAGCGCATGGAGGCGCTGGCCGGCGCGGTCGCCGAGGCGATGCCCCCGCTGCTGGACCGGCGTTTCGCGCTGTTCGGGCACAGCATGGGCGCGGTGACCGCCTATGAGGTCACGCGGGTGCTGGAGGCGCGGGGGACCGGCCCGGCGAGGCTGTTCGTGTCGGGGGCCACGGCCCCGCACGAGGCCAGGAGGAGAGGCCAGGTCTCGGCCTACGACGACGAGCGGCTCCTGGCCGAGCTGACCCGGCTCGGCGGCACCGATCTGGAGATCCTCTCCCATCCCGCGATGCGGGAGCTCATCTTCCCCTACATCCGGGGTGACTACCGGCTGCTGGAGAACTACCACCACCGTCCGGGCCCCCCGCTGCGCACCCCGATCTCCGCCCTCGTCGGCGACGCCGACCCGGTGGTCACCGCCGCCCAGGCCAAGTCCTGGGAGGCGCACACGGTCTCGGACTTCTCCCTGACGGTCTTCCCCGGCGGCCACTTCTACCTGCAGCCGCACCGGGCACGGGTGGTCGCCGAGATCGCGCGGCGGATGAGCGCCTAG
- a CDS encoding ATP-binding protein: protein MELLEREDALAVLAECRREHGRVALVSGEAGIGKTALVTAFAAQVDGGVLWGGCDALRTPRPLGPLRDIARAAGGELARAMAAESVRYDRYGAFLDVLAAGRTVVIEDAHWADEATLDLLAFAGRRVGGTAGLLIITYRDDELGSHHPLLGVLGRLAGERSTRRIPLRPLSAAAVAHLAEPYGMDPREVHARTAGNPFFVTEVLGEPGPVVPVTVRDAVLARAARLDADARAVLDAVAVIPDHAELSLFDGFGGGDARTAIDACVRAGMLVGEGTGVRFRHELARLSIEQTIAPARRGTLHAVVLAWLAARPGSDPARLAYHAEEAGNGPAVLVHAPAAAERAAAAGAHRQAADHYTQALRFVLDPPSGQSAGLSLRERAELLERHADACARVDRDTAAIESSGVALELWQRIGDTDRQAALLARRSHYLWISGRTHAANDSVRTALAMIDPDRPGPALAAASTWSAALLMLARDIPGAIEVGTQAIALAEQVGDTTLLARALNTVGSAQWFADPEQAEPALLRSLEVARRAGDDAAAGGAMANLGAGAGEIRHYDLAECWLRECIAWCEQRGLDRDHRYATAWLGRVLFERGRWTQAADLLTASPPGRMAGSRIVTLTVLGRIRVRRGEPDGAAALEEAWELAVPTMDLQRLWPVAAGRAEAAYLIGRTADIPALVAETYGHAVRLGHRWAAGELGYWLHHAGMDTAGGDSPYALETTGDWRGAERAWEQLGCPYEAAVARAASPDAADLVSALDRLQRLGARPMAELIAQRLRALGVDRRPRRATFAHPAGLTSRELDVLALLREGLRNADIAARLHIADKTVDHHVSAILAKLGVRNRQEAARWKDGEAPRQS from the coding sequence ATGGAACTCCTGGAACGGGAGGACGCACTCGCCGTGTTGGCGGAGTGCCGCCGGGAACACGGCCGGGTCGCGTTGGTCTCCGGTGAGGCGGGGATCGGCAAGACAGCTCTGGTCACGGCTTTCGCCGCGCAGGTCGACGGTGGAGTGCTGTGGGGCGGATGCGACGCGCTGCGTACGCCGCGCCCGCTCGGACCGTTACGTGACATCGCGCGGGCGGCGGGTGGTGAGCTGGCCAGGGCGATGGCCGCCGAGTCGGTCCGGTACGACCGCTACGGCGCGTTCCTCGACGTGCTGGCCGCGGGACGGACCGTTGTGATCGAGGACGCGCACTGGGCCGACGAGGCCACCCTTGATCTGCTGGCTTTCGCCGGACGCCGGGTCGGGGGCACGGCAGGTCTGCTGATCATCACTTACCGCGATGACGAGCTGGGTTCCCACCATCCGCTCCTCGGCGTGCTCGGCCGGCTCGCCGGGGAACGGTCCACCCGCCGGATCCCGCTGCGACCGCTGTCGGCCGCCGCGGTCGCCCACCTCGCCGAGCCGTACGGCATGGACCCGCGTGAGGTTCACGCGCGGACCGCCGGCAATCCGTTCTTCGTCACGGAGGTGCTCGGCGAGCCCGGACCGGTGGTCCCCGTGACCGTACGGGACGCGGTGCTGGCCCGCGCGGCCAGACTCGACGCGGACGCCCGGGCAGTTCTCGACGCGGTCGCCGTGATTCCCGATCACGCGGAACTCTCCTTGTTCGACGGGTTCGGTGGAGGAGATGCGCGGACGGCCATCGACGCGTGTGTGCGCGCCGGGATGCTCGTCGGCGAAGGGACCGGCGTCCGCTTCCGGCACGAGCTGGCCAGACTCTCCATCGAGCAGACCATCGCGCCGGCCAGGCGGGGCACGCTGCACGCGGTGGTCCTGGCGTGGCTCGCGGCCAGGCCGGGGTCCGATCCGGCACGGCTCGCCTATCACGCGGAGGAGGCGGGGAACGGCCCGGCCGTGCTGGTGCACGCCCCGGCAGCGGCGGAGCGCGCGGCGGCGGCCGGAGCGCACCGGCAGGCCGCCGATCACTACACCCAGGCCTTGCGCTTCGTCCTGGATCCTCCCTCCGGTCAATCGGCCGGGCTCTCCCTCCGCGAACGGGCCGAACTGCTCGAACGGCACGCCGACGCGTGCGCGAGAGTGGACAGGGACACCGCGGCGATAGAGTCGTCCGGCGTGGCGCTGGAGCTGTGGCAGCGGATCGGCGACACCGACCGGCAGGCGGCGCTGCTCGCCCGACGCTCGCACTACCTGTGGATCTCAGGCCGGACCCATGCCGCCAACGACTCGGTCCGTACCGCGCTGGCGATGATCGACCCGGACCGGCCAGGGCCCGCGCTGGCGGCCGCGTCCACCTGGTCGGCGGCCCTGCTCATGCTCGCGCGGGACATTCCGGGCGCCATCGAAGTCGGCACCCAGGCCATCGCGCTCGCCGAGCAGGTGGGTGACACGACGCTGCTCGCTCGGGCGCTCAACACGGTCGGCTCCGCCCAGTGGTTCGCCGACCCCGAGCAGGCCGAGCCCGCCCTGCTGCGGAGTCTGGAGGTGGCCCGCCGTGCCGGGGACGACGCCGCGGCCGGGGGGGCGATGGCGAACCTCGGCGCGGGAGCGGGCGAGATCCGCCACTATGACCTGGCCGAGTGCTGGCTGCGTGAATGTATCGCGTGGTGCGAGCAGCGCGGTCTGGACCGCGACCATCGGTACGCGACCGCGTGGCTGGGCCGCGTGCTCTTCGAACGTGGCCGGTGGACCCAGGCGGCCGATCTGCTGACCGCGTCACCGCCGGGCCGGATGGCCGGCAGCAGGATCGTCACGCTGACCGTCCTCGGCCGGATCCGCGTACGGAGAGGCGAGCCCGACGGCGCCGCGGCCCTGGAGGAGGCGTGGGAACTGGCCGTGCCGACCATGGACCTGCAGCGCCTGTGGCCGGTCGCCGCGGGGCGGGCCGAGGCCGCGTACCTGATCGGCCGCACCGCCGACATCCCTGCGCTCGTGGCCGAGACCTACGGCCACGCCGTACGGCTCGGGCACCGTTGGGCCGCCGGTGAGCTGGGCTACTGGCTCCACCACGCCGGCATGGACACCGCCGGCGGCGATTCGCCGTACGCACTGGAGACGACAGGCGACTGGCGCGGCGCCGAACGCGCGTGGGAGCAGCTGGGCTGCCCCTACGAGGCGGCGGTCGCGCGCGCCGCGAGCCCGGATGCGGCCGATCTGGTGTCGGCGCTCGACCGGCTGCAACGGCTCGGGGCGCGGCCGATGGCCGAACTGATCGCCCAGCGGTTGCGTGCGCTCGGGGTGGACAGGAGACCGCGGCGGGCGACTTTCGCGCATCCGGCGGGACTGACATCGCGCGAGCTCGACGTGCTCGCCCTCCTGCGCGAGGGGCTGCGTAACGCCGACATCGCGGCCAGGCTGCACATCGCGGACAAGACCGTGGACCACCACGTGTCGGCGATCCTGGCCAAGCTCGGCGTCCGGAACAGGCAGGAAGCGGCCCGTTGGAAAGATGGGGAAGCCCCGCGGCAAAGCTAA
- a CDS encoding esterase/lipase family protein → MGRLRLGHIVVIVLCAAAGLAVLTFAAGTLVNRETAPPAPEVDLVAEARRMASDGLKDANDFDCRPREGSPYPVILVHGAKSTGAVTWPVAAPYLSKQGYCVFALDYGWSNSVEVSARALGIFVEGVLQATGAEKAAIVGHSLGGIVPRAYMRLEGGAPRVSELITMGAPHHELTGELRESCGWETVCDELRTDSPLMERLNAPSMVEAGVGYTALGLKAEQEAASTFIDGPREQVTNRMLQDDCPLKGLVEGALGHNLETLDPVMLSYVNKALESPGPLPKGYRPDCFALIL, encoded by the coding sequence TTCGCGGCCGGCACGCTGGTGAACCGGGAGACGGCACCTCCGGCGCCGGAGGTGGACCTGGTCGCCGAGGCCAGGAGAATGGCCTCCGACGGGCTGAAGGACGCCAACGACTTCGACTGCCGGCCCCGCGAGGGCTCGCCGTACCCGGTGATCCTGGTCCACGGCGCCAAGAGCACCGGGGCGGTGACCTGGCCGGTGGCGGCGCCGTACCTGAGCAAGCAGGGCTACTGCGTCTTCGCGCTCGACTACGGGTGGAGCAACTCGGTCGAGGTCTCCGCCCGGGCGCTGGGGATCTTCGTCGAGGGGGTGCTCCAGGCCACCGGGGCGGAGAAGGCGGCGATCGTCGGGCACAGCCTGGGCGGGATCGTGCCCCGGGCCTACATGCGGCTGGAGGGCGGGGCGCCCAGGGTGTCGGAGCTGATCACGATGGGCGCCCCGCACCACGAGCTGACCGGGGAGCTGCGCGAGAGCTGCGGGTGGGAGACGGTCTGCGACGAGCTCCGCACCGACTCGCCGCTGATGGAGCGGCTCAACGCCCCCTCCATGGTCGAAGCCGGGGTCGGCTACACCGCCCTCGGCCTGAAGGCCGAGCAGGAGGCGGCCTCGACCTTCATCGACGGGCCCCGGGAGCAGGTCACCAACCGGATGCTCCAGGACGACTGTCCGCTCAAGGGTCTCGTCGAGGGAGCGCTCGGACACAACCTGGAGACGCTGGACCCCGTGATGCTCTCCTACGTCAACAAGGCGCTGGAGTCTCCCGGACCGCTGCCCAAGGGCTACCGGCCCGACTGCTTCGCCCTCATCCTCTGA